A single region of the Aurantiacibacter sp. MUD11 genome encodes:
- a CDS encoding cupin domain-containing protein: MMRLKSIILTGLAAVTASGTTTPGVAMAQHNNQVESVASISEAESERVDAILREFVADYRNDPMALNSRFGVKLGQEWWSVEVRRNETASARGRLTDHSFGPHDIVLSRGAPEQPTWYFEIASLDVLERIASGEVNAGTAAMQSFGSDRVGVETRDMDGFASTSGDEGDMYIALSHFFTKGKPEITRFGRDNSLMTHGAQATALHMMKGFRVMHFSIGPQEVANDDPRMEFGQMPNLFVVTSGQATLYSDDGPVEITEGMSIFIPQFVRHRIVNDGDEPLEGILVLYGDNSDFAFGTSYPTYLEDVNAWHRDYQFHENTQDDE; encoded by the coding sequence ATGATGCGTCTCAAATCGATAATCTTGACCGGGCTCGCTGCAGTTACAGCATCAGGTACAACGACGCCGGGAGTGGCCATGGCTCAGCACAATAATCAGGTAGAAAGCGTTGCCTCAATTAGCGAGGCCGAGAGTGAGCGGGTGGATGCGATCCTACGCGAATTTGTCGCTGATTACCGGAACGATCCGATGGCGCTAAATTCGCGATTTGGGGTCAAGCTGGGCCAGGAATGGTGGAGCGTCGAGGTTAGGCGCAACGAGACCGCGTCGGCGCGTGGCCGGCTAACCGATCACAGCTTTGGTCCGCATGATATCGTTCTTTCTCGCGGTGCCCCCGAGCAGCCGACATGGTATTTCGAAATCGCCAGTCTCGATGTACTCGAGAGGATTGCGTCTGGTGAGGTCAACGCCGGCACCGCTGCTATGCAGAGCTTTGGTAGCGACCGCGTGGGGGTCGAAACGCGCGATATGGACGGCTTCGCATCGACATCCGGCGACGAGGGGGACATGTACATTGCCCTCTCGCACTTCTTCACCAAGGGCAAACCGGAGATCACTCGGTTCGGGCGCGACAATTCATTGATGACCCACGGTGCGCAGGCAACCGCCCTGCATATGATGAAGGGTTTTCGTGTGATGCATTTCAGCATCGGGCCGCAGGAAGTAGCAAACGATGATCCGCGTATGGAATTCGGTCAGATGCCGAACCTGTTCGTCGTAACTTCGGGCCAAGCCACACTCTACAGCGATGATGGTCCGGTCGAAATCACCGAAGGCATGAGCATTTTCATCCCGCAGTTTGTGAGGCATCGAATTGTCAACGACGGCGACGAACCGCTTGAGGGTATTCTTGTGCTCTATGGAGACAATTCGGACTTCGCCTTTGGAACTTCATATCCGACCTATCTTGAAGACGTGAATGCCTGGCACCGTGACTATCAGTTCCATGAGAACACTCAGGACGACGAGTAA
- a CDS encoding putative bifunctional diguanylate cyclase/phosphodiesterase codes for MSFENFRKSFRDSLGSKASKSVSARDSDFSIIREIEEVGVGIFWASDIDGSIAYLSENAIASLGCESADLLGRPLVEVFRDCGSAECKGESRNLAFRLQSRTTLDNLIVKVAPGQGAEARGTRYWRICGAPFMNEEGDFKGYRGNATDVTEEFRAQKEIARQSQYDELTGLANRRRLSERLAGILQSFKGRSCALMMLDLDRFKQVNDTMGHPAGDELLKQVADRLKALVKDIGEVGRLGGDEFQILLPDFEDRGELGELAGRIVQMLSQPYSINGRRANIGTSIGIAIAPFDGITATELIGSADMALYRSKEDGRGLYRFYTAELRDAANIGLRLEEELRDALESGELNMIYQPLVDPRTNRVKCFEALMRWNHPQKGAISPSVFIPIAERSDLILKLGEWALEQACQDAAQWPDHLRVAVNVSAKQFLQANMPKLVASTLKRSGLAPSQLELEVTESVFVGGVDAVDQTFEKLDRLGIRLAMDDFGTGYSSLGYLKRAPFAKIKIDQSFVRGCTESGDSNPAIISAVVALAGALQMETVAEGVEAMDELALVTERGADLVQGYVYSHPLSQDEILAKFAEGEWIFKAEGPPRYRTDRMSIYRRAGLIHEDHYYDIMLRNLSKTGARIEGLANVPVGTEVVLDLGGGQLVVSEIIHSTESSQGLQFETPLISDGYSGFMTRHRVSPYLLAEAGMPLAALGAGNTPFVRQSTQPQRPPKFIQLNPTPRAGIN; via the coding sequence ATGTCATTCGAGAACTTCCGAAAGTCCTTCAGGGATTCTTTGGGCTCCAAAGCGAGCAAAAGTGTATCGGCGAGAGATTCAGACTTCTCGATCATTAGGGAGATTGAAGAGGTCGGGGTCGGAATTTTCTGGGCGTCTGACATTGATGGCAGCATCGCTTACCTGTCAGAGAACGCGATAGCCTCTTTGGGTTGTGAATCGGCAGATCTCCTCGGCCGACCGTTGGTAGAGGTATTCCGGGACTGCGGTAGCGCAGAATGTAAAGGCGAAAGCCGCAATTTGGCATTTCGTCTTCAATCTAGGACGACCCTTGATAATTTGATCGTTAAGGTTGCGCCTGGTCAAGGCGCTGAAGCGCGAGGCACTCGTTACTGGCGCATTTGCGGCGCCCCATTCATGAATGAAGAAGGCGACTTCAAAGGATATCGGGGAAACGCTACCGATGTCACAGAAGAGTTCAGAGCGCAGAAAGAAATTGCAAGACAGTCGCAATACGATGAGCTTACCGGTTTAGCCAATCGACGTCGCTTAAGCGAGCGACTGGCTGGGATATTGCAGTCATTCAAGGGACGCAGCTGTGCCTTGATGATGCTCGACCTCGACCGCTTCAAACAAGTGAACGACACTATGGGCCATCCGGCCGGTGATGAATTACTCAAGCAGGTCGCAGATCGTCTCAAGGCACTGGTAAAGGATATCGGTGAAGTGGGCCGACTAGGCGGAGACGAGTTTCAAATCCTCCTTCCAGACTTCGAGGATCGTGGTGAGCTGGGCGAACTTGCGGGACGTATCGTGCAGATGTTGTCTCAGCCCTATTCGATCAACGGCAGACGGGCCAACATTGGAACATCGATCGGGATCGCGATTGCCCCGTTCGACGGCATAACCGCAACTGAGCTGATCGGTTCTGCCGATATGGCGCTCTACCGGTCCAAGGAGGATGGCCGGGGCCTGTATCGCTTTTACACGGCCGAGCTTCGTGATGCGGCCAACATTGGCCTTCGTCTCGAAGAAGAATTGCGCGATGCTCTCGAGAGCGGTGAGTTGAACATGATATATCAACCGCTCGTCGACCCGAGGACAAATCGGGTGAAGTGCTTCGAGGCATTGATGCGTTGGAATCACCCCCAAAAAGGAGCGATTTCACCCTCGGTGTTCATTCCGATTGCCGAAAGAAGCGACCTCATTCTTAAGCTTGGAGAATGGGCCCTTGAGCAAGCCTGCCAGGATGCGGCGCAGTGGCCGGATCATCTGCGAGTGGCAGTGAATGTCTCGGCGAAGCAATTCCTGCAGGCCAATATGCCCAAACTTGTCGCGTCGACGCTGAAACGGAGCGGGCTTGCGCCCTCACAATTAGAGCTTGAGGTCACCGAAAGTGTATTCGTTGGCGGCGTTGACGCCGTTGACCAGACCTTCGAGAAGCTCGACCGTCTGGGTATTCGATTGGCCATGGACGATTTCGGCACCGGATATTCCTCGTTGGGTTATCTCAAGCGAGCGCCATTCGCCAAGATCAAGATCGACCAGAGTTTTGTGCGAGGTTGCACCGAAAGCGGCGATTCAAATCCAGCGATCATCTCGGCTGTCGTAGCACTTGCGGGGGCACTTCAGATGGAAACCGTCGCAGAGGGCGTTGAAGCTATGGACGAGCTGGCACTCGTAACGGAGCGCGGGGCAGACTTGGTCCAAGGCTATGTATATTCTCATCCCTTAAGTCAGGACGAGATCCTGGCGAAATTTGCTGAAGGGGAGTGGATCTTCAAGGCTGAAGGGCCTCCTCGCTATCGGACAGATCGAATGTCAATTTATCGCAGGGCCGGTCTTATTCACGAAGATCACTACTACGATATCATGCTGCGAAACTTGTCGAAGACAGGTGCCAGGATTGAAGGGCTGGCAAACGTTCCGGTGGGGACCGAGGTTGTTCTCGATCTTGGTGGCGGGCAACTTGTGGTCAGCGAAATCATTCATTCGACTGAATCTAGCCAAGGCCTGCAATTCGAAACGCCTCTGATAAGCGACGGATACAGCGGCTTTATGACCCGCCATCGGGTTTCGCCGTATCTACTGGCAGAAGCTGGTATGCCTCTCGCGGCGCTTGGAGCGGGCAACACTCCCTTTGTTCGCCAAAGCACGCAGCCGCAACGACCGCCGAAATTCATTCAATTAAACCCGACGCCAAGGGCTGGCATAAATTGA
- a CDS encoding site-specific DNA-methyltransferase, producing MSIEVSWVPIGSIKPDPGNARTHSESQIAKIANSIEQFGFNNPILIDKRNVVIAGHGRLEAAKCLELQSVPVIRLEHLTPAQRKAYMLADNKLAELAGWDLPQLAVEFQALLDMDLQFEITDTGFEMAEIDQVLEESRLVEAGVEYEDEIPRLEDVEPVARPGDLWRLGNHLLFCGDALQAESYVALLGSERANVVFTDPPYNVPIDGHVSGLGKTRHREFVQGAGEMSDAEFSEFLATFCRHLAQFSTDGSIHFICMDWRHVDQLIAVGRKAYSELKNICVWAKPNAGMGSLYRSQHEFVVVFKSGTRPHQNNVKLGVHGRNRSNLWTYQGMSGFQKGRDEKLAMHPTVKPVAMIADATMDCSSRGDLVLDPFAGSGSTILAAERCGRRCRAIELDPRYVDVALARYEKATGKTPERIACGILSGDSNGQG from the coding sequence ATGAGCATTGAAGTCAGCTGGGTTCCGATCGGGTCCATCAAACCCGATCCAGGCAATGCCCGCACGCACAGCGAAAGCCAGATCGCCAAGATCGCCAACTCGATCGAACAATTTGGGTTCAATAACCCGATCCTGATCGACAAGCGAAACGTGGTCATCGCCGGGCATGGTCGGCTCGAGGCGGCCAAGTGCCTCGAACTCCAATCGGTGCCGGTTATCCGCCTCGAGCATCTAACCCCAGCGCAGCGCAAGGCTTACATGCTCGCGGATAACAAGTTGGCTGAACTCGCTGGTTGGGACCTTCCCCAACTCGCCGTCGAGTTCCAGGCCCTATTGGACATGGACCTGCAATTCGAGATTACCGACACCGGGTTCGAGATGGCTGAGATTGACCAGGTGCTCGAAGAAAGCCGGCTTGTGGAAGCGGGCGTCGAGTACGAGGACGAGATCCCTCGACTTGAAGACGTAGAACCGGTGGCAAGGCCCGGTGACCTCTGGCGATTGGGGAACCACCTGCTCTTCTGCGGAGATGCGCTCCAGGCTGAGTCCTATGTAGCCTTGCTTGGCAGCGAACGAGCAAATGTCGTGTTCACTGACCCACCCTACAACGTGCCGATCGATGGCCACGTTTCCGGGCTTGGTAAAACCCGCCATCGCGAGTTTGTCCAAGGGGCCGGGGAAATGTCGGATGCAGAGTTCTCGGAGTTCCTGGCGACATTCTGCCGGCATCTGGCGCAGTTCAGCACCGATGGCTCGATCCATTTCATCTGCATGGACTGGCGCCATGTAGACCAGCTCATCGCAGTTGGCCGGAAGGCTTATTCGGAGCTCAAGAACATTTGTGTCTGGGCCAAGCCGAATGCAGGCATGGGATCGCTCTACCGATCGCAGCACGAGTTTGTCGTGGTGTTCAAGTCTGGCACCCGGCCCCACCAGAACAATGTGAAGCTCGGCGTTCACGGCCGCAACCGCAGCAACCTGTGGACCTACCAGGGGATGAGCGGCTTCCAGAAAGGTCGGGATGAGAAGCTCGCCATGCACCCGACCGTAAAGCCGGTCGCCATGATCGCAGATGCGACAATGGACTGCTCGTCCCGCGGTGACCTTGTGCTGGATCCATTTGCGGGTTCGGGCAGCACAATCCTGGCGGCCGAGCGCTGTGGACGAAGATGCCGGGCCATTGAGCTTGACCCCCGTTACGTCGATGTCGCCCTAGCTCGTTATGAGAAGGCGACGGGCAAGACGCCCGAGCGGATTGCATGCGGGATATTGTCCGGAGATAGCAATGGCCAAGGCTAG
- a CDS encoding RecQ family ATP-dependent DNA helicase encodes MLKILQRGHAPLPTLSIESAALDKNGLLDEVEELTGTELGFRLKSGGSLRIEQSGIVRTLAARDNFQFEAGLDREASSIVPLFDSDRERKFLKTLLPGIGGAAAGHWIWPQASLDTLMSAAGLQNSSERRVDFLFAHPVAGALAIELDGPEHAQDPEIDATRDEALKKLSVEVVRVPNQEIDQSKGGALQRIQEFISPLGQEDSDHHTSRSVGAIRDCTRASKFQFGVVKALQLGWLQPGADWKINCIGLNGMARPALIDLLEMLSSIDTLYGLSVSPSAVEISDGGKVISFQKDNGGWASKIMRKKPSTDGFFAIAVDLDSGPYHALGEGQTEADIVIRGCFLPVPLALQSSFENVRRGISDGDAAGQIEALGTFLRHVFRKRAFRELQAEACLNSLRQEDSVVLLPTGAGKSLVYQLCGLLLPGITIVIDPIVALIEDQVEGLANYGIDRVTGITSAVSSEEERRRLLLGIERGEYFFVLHSPQRLQSPAFRTTLRSLAQTSLINLAVVDEAHCVSEWGHDFVPAYLNLARNIREFGKDTEGSPPPILALTGTASRAVLRDLLTDLNIDRSNSNALIRPPSFDRPELEFSVTRFDRGADIDGAIRGTLNKLPNIFQLPAQEFFKPTGRRTASGIVFVPFVNGKTHGVGHVSEVVRQATATTTSLYSGKAPRGIDGDWESLKRENATAFKQNEAPILVSTKAFGMGIDKPNIRYTVHVGMPGSLEAYYQEAGRAGRDRDRAHCAIIFNEFDEGRSNKLLDPDLDLSELKTVYNQLSNRSTDDDVTRALWFHLNTFAGQEDERNAIVELLEQLGDLTRADEIQISFAKDRNRQERALHRLVRIGVVHDYEVDFGSSLFVVHLRGFSPERSRQSLLQYVRASQPGRVKQFEDRLAELSDDQAREFVVAIAELLIDFVYDVIERSRRRAIQEAVLLARNSSNDPEIRQRLLDYLQEGIGAEQLEDLVTAEEVKFDPWIELLESVQTPIEAGEIRGLAIRALESYPDHPGLLIMRAYSEMMCQDAEEAIAVQALETVFRQAQERYSVAEDEMRNVARRLGALADQVPTLGFPMAVVFANARSRKWIDPTLLEDGITALRNFAPDAMAAASCSSMLPVQEATINRGSQALSEFEQDSLVKELLG; translated from the coding sequence TTGCTCAAGATTTTGCAGCGCGGCCATGCGCCGCTTCCGACACTCAGTATTGAAAGCGCAGCGCTAGATAAAAACGGGCTGCTTGACGAAGTTGAGGAGTTGACGGGAACTGAGCTCGGCTTTCGGCTAAAGTCAGGCGGGTCTCTTCGCATTGAACAGAGCGGGATCGTGCGCACACTGGCGGCACGTGACAACTTTCAATTTGAGGCGGGGCTTGACCGCGAGGCAAGCTCAATTGTTCCATTGTTTGACAGTGATCGCGAGCGAAAGTTCCTCAAGACGCTTCTACCGGGAATTGGCGGAGCTGCAGCGGGTCATTGGATTTGGCCCCAGGCGAGCCTCGACACACTCATGTCGGCCGCCGGCCTCCAAAATTCATCAGAGCGCAGGGTCGACTTTCTTTTTGCTCATCCGGTGGCCGGGGCGCTTGCGATTGAGTTGGACGGCCCGGAACATGCTCAAGATCCCGAAATTGACGCAACACGGGATGAAGCGCTGAAGAAGCTTTCAGTCGAAGTGGTGCGGGTTCCTAATCAGGAGATTGATCAGAGTAAGGGCGGGGCGCTCCAGCGGATTCAGGAATTTATATCTCCGCTCGGACAGGAGGATTCTGACCATCACACGTCCCGCTCTGTCGGTGCAATCCGAGATTGTACAAGGGCTAGCAAGTTTCAATTCGGGGTCGTGAAGGCATTGCAGCTCGGCTGGCTACAACCAGGTGCGGATTGGAAGATCAACTGCATCGGGCTAAATGGAATGGCGCGCCCGGCGCTTATTGACCTACTCGAAATGCTCTCTTCCATCGACACCCTTTACGGCTTGTCGGTTTCTCCTAGCGCGGTTGAGATATCTGATGGCGGGAAGGTAATTAGCTTCCAGAAAGATAATGGCGGCTGGGCTAGCAAGATTATGCGAAAGAAGCCGTCCACCGATGGGTTCTTTGCTATTGCGGTTGATCTTGACTCAGGCCCCTATCATGCACTTGGAGAAGGGCAGACGGAGGCGGACATTGTCATCCGAGGTTGTTTTCTCCCGGTGCCTCTCGCACTTCAAAGTTCTTTCGAAAATGTTCGAAGGGGCATTTCCGACGGAGACGCGGCAGGACAAATTGAAGCACTTGGAACATTCCTGCGCCATGTCTTTAGGAAGCGGGCCTTCAGGGAATTGCAAGCGGAAGCATGCCTTAATTCTTTGAGGCAGGAAGACAGCGTCGTTTTGCTGCCCACAGGTGCCGGGAAGAGCCTAGTCTATCAGCTTTGCGGGTTGCTCTTGCCTGGCATCACGATAGTGATTGATCCTATAGTTGCACTGATAGAGGACCAAGTCGAAGGGCTCGCCAATTACGGTATCGACAGGGTAACCGGCATCACCTCGGCGGTTAGCAGCGAGGAAGAGCGCCGGCGCCTGCTTCTTGGCATTGAACGAGGGGAGTATTTCTTTGTCCTTCATTCGCCACAGAGACTGCAGAGCCCGGCCTTTCGTACCACCCTCCGGAGTCTCGCCCAGACCTCGCTTATAAACCTCGCCGTCGTCGACGAAGCTCACTGCGTGTCTGAGTGGGGGCATGACTTTGTGCCGGCGTATCTAAATCTTGCCAGAAACATTCGTGAATTTGGAAAGGACACAGAAGGCTCGCCGCCGCCAATTCTAGCACTTACCGGCACCGCGTCTCGGGCTGTCCTTCGCGACCTGCTGACTGATCTCAATATCGACCGCTCAAACTCAAATGCCCTGATCAGGCCGCCAAGCTTTGATCGGCCTGAGCTTGAATTCAGCGTGACCCGCTTTGATCGCGGCGCCGACATTGATGGAGCGATACGGGGAACCTTAAACAAGCTTCCAAACATCTTTCAATTGCCGGCCCAGGAATTCTTCAAGCCGACTGGTCGACGCACCGCATCTGGCATCGTCTTTGTTCCATTTGTAAATGGCAAAACTCATGGAGTTGGCCACGTAAGTGAGGTCGTCAGGCAAGCGACTGCTACGACCACCTCTCTGTATTCTGGCAAGGCGCCCCGCGGGATTGATGGCGACTGGGAAAGCCTGAAGCGTGAGAACGCAACTGCGTTCAAACAGAACGAGGCCCCTATTCTCGTCTCGACAAAAGCTTTTGGGATGGGAATCGACAAGCCCAATATCCGATATACGGTCCACGTCGGGATGCCCGGCTCTCTCGAGGCCTACTATCAGGAAGCAGGCCGCGCAGGCCGTGATCGTGACCGGGCGCATTGTGCGATAATCTTTAATGAATTTGATGAGGGCAGAAGCAACAAGCTTCTCGACCCTGACCTTGATCTTTCCGAATTAAAAACTGTCTACAACCAGCTTTCGAATAGAAGCACCGATGATGACGTCACGAGGGCGTTGTGGTTTCATCTCAATACATTCGCAGGACAAGAGGACGAGCGAAACGCAATAGTCGAGTTGCTAGAACAGCTCGGAGATTTGACGCGCGCCGATGAAATACAGATCAGCTTCGCAAAGGATCGTAATCGCCAAGAGCGAGCACTCCACCGGCTGGTACGGATTGGGGTGGTGCATGATTATGAGGTGGACTTTGGAAGTTCGCTATTCGTTGTACATTTGCGTGGCTTCAGTCCGGAACGGTCTCGCCAATCACTTTTGCAGTATGTTCGAGCATCTCAGCCAGGCAGGGTAAAGCAATTCGAGGACCGTCTAGCCGAACTATCGGATGATCAAGCGCGTGAGTTTGTGGTGGCCATCGCCGAATTGCTGATCGACTTCGTCTATGATGTGATTGAGCGCTCAAGGAGGCGCGCCATTCAAGAAGCAGTCTTGCTTGCAAGAAACAGCTCAAACGACCCTGAAATAAGACAACGCCTTCTCGACTACCTTCAAGAGGGCATCGGAGCGGAGCAACTTGAGGATCTCGTTACGGCTGAAGAGGTTAAGTTTGATCCATGGATTGAGCTTCTCGAGTCTGTCCAAACGCCGATTGAGGCGGGAGAAATCAGGGGTCTGGCGATCCGAGCACTGGAATCATATCCTGACCACCCCGGTCTTTTGATAATGCGTGCCTACAGCGAAATGATGTGTCAGGACGCTGAGGAGGCAATCGCGGTCCAGGCCCTAGAAACTGTTTTCAGGCAGGCGCAGGAACGATATTCAGTCGCTGAAGATGAAATGCGCAACGTGGCACGCCGTTTGGGCGCCTTAGCAGATCAAGTGCCCACTCTTGGATTCCCAATGGCAGTGGTTTTCGCGAATGCTCGATCCCGTAAATGGATTGATCCGACCTTGCTAGAGGATGGGATCACGGCGCTTCGCAATTTTGCGCCTGATGCTATGGCCGCCGCAAGCTGCTCCTCTATGCTCCCGGTACAGGAAGCCACGATCAATCGCGGAAGTCAGGCCTTATCGGAATTTGAACAGGACAGCCTTGTGAAGGAATTATTGGGGTGA
- a CDS encoding PilZ domain-containing protein: MSIDAMMKDGRGAYCRGVIKDISEGGCYIEITVGIPIVYWHYAIKFAGIEAQAVFTAWTSDGKAGLEFSKPLYSPIVDDLVSRFPNH, from the coding sequence GTGTCCATTGATGCCATGATGAAAGACGGTAGGGGCGCTTACTGTCGTGGGGTCATCAAAGACATTTCCGAAGGTGGTTGCTATATCGAGATTACGGTCGGTATCCCAATAGTCTACTGGCACTACGCGATCAAATTTGCCGGCATTGAAGCACAGGCGGTTTTCACAGCGTGGACAAGCGATGGAAAGGCGGGGTTGGAGTTCTCCAAACCTTTATATTCGCCAATTGTGGACGATCTTGTTAGCCGTTTCCCCAACCATTAG
- a CDS encoding TetR family transcriptional regulator gives MIKAAGAELFATRGYRATGVRDIADRAGCNQALVSYHFNGKGGLYDEILADAVAEAERLAQEGDLSSAELPEIKLVRILSRAIASQPHLAPMILREQMDPDRLLNPDTANTLRSFMALTEKVLDTLPLDAEARGWDPQIVHLAIVGPLIHFTVATQMREATVGKLSRPMSTPDLDIFTDTLASMLSRALRGETTDR, from the coding sequence ATGATAAAGGCCGCCGGCGCCGAGCTTTTTGCGACCCGCGGATATCGCGCTACGGGTGTTCGCGACATTGCTGATCGGGCGGGCTGCAATCAGGCGCTCGTCTCTTACCACTTCAACGGAAAGGGCGGCCTGTACGATGAGATCTTGGCTGATGCGGTGGCGGAAGCAGAGCGGCTGGCGCAGGAGGGCGACCTTTCAAGTGCCGAACTTCCCGAGATTAAGCTAGTCCGCATCCTTTCGCGTGCTATCGCCTCGCAACCGCATCTCGCACCGATGATTTTGCGGGAACAGATGGACCCCGATCGCCTGCTAAATCCTGACACCGCCAACACCTTGCGTAGCTTCATGGCATTGACCGAGAAAGTGCTCGATACACTTCCTTTGGATGCCGAGGCTCGCGGCTGGGACCCGCAGATCGTGCATCTCGCAATTGTCGGCCCGCTGATTCATTTTACGGTTGCGACCCAGATGCGTGAAGCCACCGTTGGCAAACTGAGCCGCCCAATGAGCACCCCAGATCTCGACATCTTTACCGACACCCTTGCTTCGATGCTCTCACGCGCGCTGAGAGGAGAGACGACCGACCGCTAA
- a CDS encoding DUF5681 domain-containing protein encodes MAKARKLVANERSYEVGYGKPPVETRFKKGQSGNPAGRPRHRPLLETMAREALYRKVPVKIGGKTRNLTVIEAAYQKLTVELLTGSPEKVIPILKYLEPIFQRPPPTGAVFDDVFDLRRLDDEELREFDRLMKKAKRDSWHEYDLPGSSEA; translated from the coding sequence ATGGCCAAGGCTAGGAAGCTGGTAGCGAATGAACGAAGCTACGAAGTGGGCTATGGCAAGCCGCCGGTCGAAACACGCTTCAAGAAGGGGCAGTCCGGAAACCCAGCAGGAAGGCCGCGCCATCGCCCGTTGCTCGAGACCATGGCGCGCGAGGCCTTGTACAGGAAGGTTCCCGTAAAGATCGGAGGGAAGACAAGGAATCTGACAGTTATCGAAGCGGCGTACCAGAAATTGACGGTGGAGTTGCTCACCGGCTCACCGGAGAAGGTGATCCCCATACTCAAGTATCTCGAGCCCATCTTTCAGCGCCCGCCACCCACCGGCGCGGTCTTTGACGACGTGTTTGACCTCCGCAGGCTCGATGACGAAGAGCTGCGAGAGTTTGACCGGCTCATGAAGAAGGCGAAACGTGATAGCTGGCATGAATACGATCTCCCTGGATCCAGTGAGGCGTAG
- a CDS encoding DUF418 domain-containing protein: MSKYASLIVPAAPSDRFTEIDALRGFALFGILLANLPNWVGLGAIGPDRMPELMGSISLPAFTVFFNGLLDGKFYTVFSLLFGLGFSLQLDRLEAKGADGLAIFYRRMAVLLLIGLIHLSFIWSGDILTAYALLGFALPFFRRLSDRNLLFTAAVILFAIPLLGVWLLNMRNPGWLNPLWEGGVFLWEAAGGDRDADYFEVLAHGGLRELGWRAASEWAFNLTDKLDTWRFAKVLGTMLLGMWAGRKLVRGELLGNRKLLWSLFIGGMAISVPVNWIYIQQPPHAQTHWSSLIGTAPAGIAYAAGFLLVIPHLPRVCSALAAVGRMALTNYLLTSLVAGFVFYGLGLGMMGTIMLDVTYVGGLIFFGLMVIASKWWLAGHQQGPMEALWRRLTYRKARTEPAVQPAA, translated from the coding sequence ATGTCAAAATATGCCAGTCTGATTGTTCCGGCAGCACCAAGTGATCGGTTCACAGAAATTGATGCGCTGCGAGGTTTTGCACTTTTCGGGATATTGCTGGCAAACTTGCCAAATTGGGTGGGACTAGGAGCGATTGGTCCCGATCGGATGCCTGAGCTGATGGGGAGCATATCGCTTCCGGCCTTTACGGTCTTCTTCAACGGGCTGCTGGACGGGAAATTCTACACGGTCTTCTCCTTGCTCTTTGGACTTGGCTTCTCGCTTCAGCTGGACCGGCTCGAAGCGAAAGGAGCTGACGGGCTGGCGATCTTTTATCGTCGAATGGCCGTCCTGTTATTGATTGGATTGATACACCTGTCCTTCATTTGGTCGGGTGATATTCTGACCGCCTACGCGCTCCTGGGCTTCGCACTCCCATTCTTTCGTCGGCTGTCTGATCGCAATTTGTTGTTCACAGCAGCCGTCATCCTTTTCGCGATACCGCTACTTGGCGTTTGGTTACTCAACATGCGCAACCCTGGTTGGCTCAATCCATTATGGGAGGGAGGGGTCTTTCTTTGGGAGGCAGCAGGCGGTGACCGCGATGCTGACTACTTCGAGGTTCTCGCCCATGGTGGCTTAAGGGAACTTGGTTGGCGGGCCGCATCAGAGTGGGCATTCAACCTAACCGACAAACTCGACACTTGGCGGTTTGCCAAAGTTCTTGGAACCATGCTGCTCGGCATGTGGGCAGGGCGCAAACTCGTTCGCGGAGAACTTCTGGGAAATCGCAAACTCCTATGGAGCCTTTTCATTGGTGGGATGGCGATCTCGGTTCCTGTCAACTGGATCTACATCCAGCAGCCCCCTCATGCCCAAACACACTGGTCATCCCTGATCGGCACTGCTCCGGCTGGAATTGCATATGCTGCTGGCTTCCTTCTCGTGATCCCGCATTTGCCAAGAGTATGTTCAGCCCTGGCTGCAGTGGGTCGTATGGCGCTGACGAACTACCTGCTTACAAGCCTTGTCGCGGGCTTCGTCTTCTATGGCCTCGGGCTCGGAATGATGGGCACCATCATGCTTGATGTCACCTACGTTGGAGGGCTGATATTCTTCGGCCTAATGGTGATCGCGAGTAAGTGGTGGCTTGCTGGGCATCAGCAGGGCCCAATGGAAGCGCTGTGGCGGAGGTTGACATACCGAAAGGCTCGGACTGAGCCAGCGGTTCAGCCTGCGGCTTAG